GGCAAGGTCACGCCCGAGGCGATGGTCGAGTCGGCAGAGCGGGAGCTCGCCTACTTCGCCGAGGTGGGCTTCGACGACGTGAAGATCTCGGTGAAGGCGTCGTCGGTGCCGCTGATGATCGAGGCCTACCGGCAGCTGTCGGACGCCGTCGACTACCCGCTCCACCTGGGCGTCACCGAGGCCGGGCCCCTTCCGGGCGGCTTGATCAAGGCGACGGCGGGGATCTCCACCCTGCTGGCGGAGGGCATCGGCGACACGATCCGCTACAGCCTCACCGCCGATCCGGTGGAGGAGGCTCGGGCCGGGCGGGCGCTGCTGGAGGCCATGGGCCTGCGGGAGCGCAAGACCATCGACCTGATCGCCTGCCCCTCGTGCGGTCGGGCCGAGATCGACGTGATCGAGGTGGCCCGCCAGGCCCAGGAGGCCTTCGGCGACCGGGAGATCCCGCTGCAGGTGGCGGTGATGGGCTGCGTGGTGAACGGTCCGGGTGAGGCCCGTGATGCCGACATCGGCATCGCCGCCGGCCGTGCCCGCGGTCACCTGTTCGTGAAGGGCCAGAACGTGGCGGTGGTCCCCGAGGACAAGATGGTCGAGGCGCTCGTCGAGTGGGCCGAGGTCATCCACGAGCACGGCGTCGAGGCCGCCCTGGAGCGTGCCAAGGCCACCCGCGCCACGGCCCGCCAGGCTGCCGAGGCCGACCGCAGCGCCCTCCTCGACGCCAAGGGCACGGACGCGAACCAGTCCGAGGTCCTGATCCAGAACATCCGCAACCTCAACTGAGCCGGTTGAGGTACACGTAGGTCGCCGGCTCGTCGAAGTCCACGACGACGAGGTCGGGTCTGGCGTCGCCGTCGAGCTCGGCGATCATCGGCCATCCCCTGTGGAGGCCCCGGAGCTCGGGGAGCTGCCCGCTCCCGTCGCCGGTGCGGACCTTCACCCCGGACGTGACCTGGTCCAGGTGGCCGTCGCCGTCGAAGTCCGCCAGCAGCTGGCCGGGACACCAGCCCGGGTCGGCGGTCGCCATCTCGACCAGCGGCATGAAGGCCCCCGTTCCGTCGCCCCGGAGGAGCAACAGGGGCCCGGAGTCGCGGCTGCGCGTCAGCAGGTCGACCGAGCCGTCCTCGTCGACGTCGGTGACGGCCAGCCCGCAGGCGGGGTAGCCCGACCGGGGGAGGTAGCGACCGGGCGGACGGAGGTCGCCGCTGCCGTCGTTGAGGAACACGAGGACCTGCTCGTCCCGGCCGCCGAGGATGACGACGTCGGTGTCGCCGTCGGCATCGACGTCGGTGCCGACGGTCTCACTGGCCGGGGCGGCCCAGCCGATCGGATGCCGCCGGGGTGCGGCGAACCGACCCGTTCCGTCGCCGTGGTGCACGGCGAGCGACGTGTTCAGGTCGCTCGGGCCGTCGGCGCTCACCTCGAGGATGTCGCGGTTGCCGTCGCCGTCGACGTCGAACACGGCGAGCCCGGACACTCCACCCCACTGTTCGTAGACCTGCGACGGTTCTCCGAGGCCTCCCTCGCCGTCGGCCAGCTGGAGGAGGACCTCGTCGGATGACCTGCCGACGCGGTCGGTGGCACCGTCGCCGTTCACGTCGGCCAGCACCTGGTGCCCAACGGGGTTGTACACCGACTGCGTTCCGCCTCATCGCCTCCACCCCCGAGGGACTCGCCTCGACAGTAGGGGAAAGGCGATCCACAGGGGCGGCGCGAGCGTCGTACGATGCGGGCATGGCGAAGTTGCCGGCGCCGCGGCGTCCCCGTCGGGGGAGCGATCAGTTGCTGATGCGGATCGGCATCGTCGTCCTCGCGGTGATCGCCGGGATCATGGTGCTGAACTGGGTCCTCGGGGCGATCTTCGCCCTGGTCCGGATCGTGCTCCTGCTGGCGCTGCTGGGCGTCGTCGCCTGGTTCGTTTTGATCGGTCCTCCGGGGATGGACG
The genomic region above belongs to Acidimicrobiales bacterium and contains:
- a CDS encoding VCBS repeat-containing protein encodes the protein MYNPVGHQVLADVNGDGATDRVGRSSDEVLLQLADGEGGLGEPSQVYEQWGGVSGLAVFDVDGDGNRDILEVSADGPSDLNTSLAVHHGDGTGRFAAPRRHPIGWAAPASETVGTDVDADGDTDVVILGGRDEQVLVFLNDGSGDLRPPGRYLPRSGYPACGLAVTDVDEDGSVDLLTRSRDSGPLLLLRGDGTGAFMPLVEMATADPGWCPGQLLADFDGDGHLDQVTSGVKVRTGDGSGQLPELRGLHRGWPMIAELDGDARPDLVVVDFDEPATYVYLNRLS
- the ispG gene encoding flavodoxin-dependent (E)-4-hydroxy-3-methylbut-2-enyl-diphosphate synthase, which gives rise to MELGQSSQPRRKTRQVMVGTVPVGDGAPITVQSMTTTKTADVEGTLQQIYDLAMAGCDIVRCTCNEAEAAEGLAQIVPRSPVPVIADIHHQYKMALAALEAGVHCLRLNPGNIRKPEHIKLVAQEAKARGVPIRIGVNGGSLDPSLYDKYGGKVTPEAMVESAERELAYFAEVGFDDVKISVKASSVPLMIEAYRQLSDAVDYPLHLGVTEAGPLPGGLIKATAGISTLLAEGIGDTIRYSLTADPVEEARAGRALLEAMGLRERKTIDLIACPSCGRAEIDVIEVARQAQEAFGDREIPLQVAVMGCVVNGPGEARDADIGIAAGRARGHLFVKGQNVAVVPEDKMVEALVEWAEVIHEHGVEAALERAKATRATARQAAEADRSALLDAKGTDANQSEVLIQNIRNLN